One genomic segment of Anguilla anguilla isolate fAngAng1 chromosome 2, fAngAng1.pri, whole genome shotgun sequence includes these proteins:
- the LOC118221252 gene encoding integrin beta-3-like, with product MGTCIPQRSKQIWMYFLVLFIATDVWGSNICTTRGASTCKQCLAVHPSCAWCFQESFGKGLSRCDLKQNLLSAGCPSASLEFPQSRLDVMEDRPLSDKASGSTTDVTQIQPQRLHVTLRPDDSKRFTVKVRQVDDYPVDLYYLMDLSYSMKDDLIRLRTLGNDLADKMGKMTSNLRMGFGAFVDKPLSPYMYISPKEAVANPCYGIQTTCLPQFGYKHVLSLTEEVSRFTEEVKKQRVSRNRDAPEGGFDAIIQAAVCKEKIGWRQGASHLLVFTTDAKTHVALDGRLAGIVQPNDGKCHVGTDNNYDMSAILDYPSLALITEKMSENNINLIFAVTNPVVPLYQNYSELIPGTTVGMLTDDSGNVIQLIVDAYAKIRSKVELELLGVPEELSLSFNATCLNGEVIQGLRSCSGLKIGDTVSFSVEARARGCPAEKRKTFTLKPVGFKDALEITVDFECECGCQAQARPDSPECNHGNGTYECGICLCHPGRLGPRCECAEGDYSPSEQDNCSPAPDAPVCSGRGDCICGQCVCHSNDFGKVWGKLCECDDFNCLRYKGELCSGHGACSCGFCQCNPDWKGDNCNCSTRTDTCMSSLGLLCSGRGQCVCGSCECTQPGAYGATCDKCPTCPDACTIKKECVECKHFKRGSLFEKNTCARICRDEIQLVDDLVFHDKNAVNCTYKDENDCVERFQYYEDASGKSILYVVEEPDCPKGPDILVVLLSVAGAILFLGLAALLIWKLLVTIHDRREFAKFEEERARAKWDTGHNPLYKGATSTFTNVTYRGNKE from the exons GTTCCAACATCTGCACGACCAGGGGCGCCAGCACCTGTAAGCAGTGTCTGGCCGTGCACCCCAGCTGCGCGTGGTGCTTCCAGGAG AGTTTCGGGAAGGGCTTGTCCCGCTGCGACCTGAAGCAGAACCTGCTGTCGGCGGGGTGCCCGTCGGCGTCGCTGGAGTTCCCCCAGAGCCGCCTGGACGTGATGGAGGACCGGCCCCTCAGCGACAAGGCCTCGGGTTCGACCACCGACGTCACGCAGATCCAGCCCCAGAGGCTGCACGTCACCCTCCGACCAG aTGATTCCAAGCGCTTCACGGTCAAGGTGCGCCAGGTGGACGACTACCCCGTGGACCTGTACTACCTGATGGACCTGTCCTACTCCATGAAGGACGACCTGATCCGCCTGCGCACCCTGGGCAACGACCTGGCGGACAAAATGGGCAAAATGACCAGCAACCTGCGCATGGGCTTCGGGGCCTTCGTGGACAAGCCCCTGTCCCCCTACATGTACATCTCCCCCAAAGAGGCCGTGGCCAACCCCTGCTACGG GATCCAGACTACCTGCCTGCCCCAGTTCGGGTATAAGCACGTGCTGTCCCTGACGGAGGAGGTGTCCCGCTTTACggaggaggtgaagaagcaGCGCGTGTCACGGAACAGGGACGCCCCCGAGGGAGGTTTCGACGCCATTATCCAGGCTGCTGTCTGCAAG gagAAGATCGGTTGGCGACAGGGAGCCTCTCACCTGCTGGTGTTCACCACTGACGCTAAAACGCACGTGGCCCTGGACGGGCGCCTGGCAGGCATCGTGCAGCCCAACGACGGGAAGTGCCATGTGGGCACAGACAACAACTACGACATGTCCGCTATCTTG GATTACCCTTCACTGGCCCTGATAACAGAGAAGATGTCCGAGAATAACATCAATCTGATCTTTGCGGTGACCAATCCTGTGGTGCCCCTCTATCAG AACTACAGCGAGCTGATTCCAGGAACCACGGTGGGGATGCTGACGGACGACTCTGGGAACGTGATCCAGCTCATCGTGGACGCCTATGCA AAAATCCGCTCCaaggtggagctggagctgtTGGGAGTGCCGGAAGAGCTGTCCCTGTCCTTCAACGCCACCTGCCTCAACGGAGAGGTCATCCAGGGGCTCCGGTCCTGCTCTGGCCTCAAGATCGGAGACACC gtcTCGTTCAGCGTGGAGGCGCGGGCCCGGGGCTGCCCCGCCGAGAAGCGCAAGACCTTCACCCTCAAGCCCGTGGGCTTCAAGGACGCCCTGGAGATCACGGTGGACTTCGAGTGCGAGTGCGGCTGCCAGGCCCAGGCCCGGCCGGACAGCCCCGAGTGCAACCACGGCAACGGCACCTACGAGTGCGGCATCTGCCTGTGCCACCCCGGGCGGCTGGGCCCGCGCTGCGAGTGCGCCGAGGGCGACTACAGCCCCAGCGAGCAGGACAACTGCAGCCCCGCCCCGGACGCCCCCGTCTGCAGCGGCCGGGGCGACTGCATCTGCGGCCAGTGCGTCTGCCACAGCAACGACTTCGGCAAGGTGTGGGGCAAGCTGTGCGAGTGCGACGACTTCAACTGCCTGCGCTACAAAGGGGAGCTGTgttcag GTCACGGAGCGTGCTCCTGCGGGTTCTGCCAGTGCAACCCGGACTGGAAGGGGGACAACTGCAACTGCTCCACGCGCACCGACACCTGCATGTCCAGCCTGGGCCTGCTGTGCAGCGGGCGGGGCCAGTGCGTCTGCGGCAGCTGCGAGTGCACCCAGCCCGGCGCCTACGGGGCCACCTGCGACAAGTGCCCCACCTGCCCCGACGCCTGCACCATCAAGAA ggagTGCGTGGAGTGCAAGCACTTCAAAAGGGGGAGCCTCTTCGAGAAGAACACCTGCGCTCGCATCTGCAGGGACGAGATCCAGCTGGTGGACGACCTGG TGTTCCACGACAAAAACGCTGTGAACTGCACCTACAAGGACGAGAATGACTGCGTGGAGCGTTTTCAGTACTATGAAGACGCCAGTGGCAAATCCATCCTATACGTGGTGGAGGAACCAG acTGTCCCAAAGGGCCGGACATCTTGGTGGTGCTGCTCTCGGTCGCTGGGGCCATCCTCTTTTTGGGCCTGGCCGCGCTGCTCATCTGGAAGCTCCTGGTCACCATCCACGACCGCCGGGAGTTCGCCAAATTCGAGGAGGAGCGCGCTCGCGCAAAGTGGGACACG GGTCATAATCCCCTGTACAAAG